The proteins below are encoded in one region of Effusibacillus dendaii:
- a CDS encoding ArsB/NhaD family transporter, whose translation MEQQAIVAIGIFLVTYALIISEKIHRTLVAMLGGILMVVFGVVNQETAIHHIDFNTLGLLIGMMIIVSITAETGLFKFMAIWAAKKAKGAPVRILLALGVITAVASALLDNVTTVLLMVPVTFSITRQLRVSPMPYLITEILASNIGGTATMIGDPPNIMIGSAVQELSFMDFFTNLAPISFVILIITLAILFVLYRKQLAASLDIRAGIMRLDEKEELTDRTLLTKCLTVLAITIGGFFLHQALHLESATVALAGAFLLLLLTGEHYLEKALAKVEWITIFFFIGLFVLVSGLVETGVISQLAAQAIQLTGGNLTATALLIMWMSAIASSFVDNIPFVATMIPMIYEMGNMGITNLEPLWWSLALGACLGGNGTLVGASANLIVTGLAAKEGHRLSFVKYMLIGFPLMILSITIASVYLYFRYLI comes from the coding sequence ATGGAACAACAAGCGATAGTGGCAATCGGTATTTTCTTAGTTACTTACGCACTCATCATATCCGAAAAAATCCATCGCACTTTAGTTGCGATGCTCGGTGGGATTTTGATGGTGGTATTTGGGGTCGTCAACCAGGAAACGGCCATCCACCACATAGATTTTAATACTCTTGGCCTGCTAATTGGTATGATGATTATTGTCTCGATTACTGCGGAAACGGGACTATTCAAGTTTATGGCGATCTGGGCGGCCAAAAAGGCGAAAGGTGCCCCGGTTCGTATTCTGTTAGCATTGGGCGTAATTACTGCCGTTGCATCCGCCTTGCTCGATAACGTCACAACGGTACTGTTAATGGTGCCTGTAACCTTCAGCATTACACGACAATTGCGTGTTTCTCCAATGCCATATTTAATTACCGAAATTCTGGCATCAAATATTGGCGGAACAGCTACGATGATCGGGGATCCCCCGAACATTATGATTGGCAGTGCAGTGCAAGAGTTGTCGTTCATGGATTTTTTCACCAATTTGGCACCAATATCGTTTGTGATATTGATTATCACGCTGGCTATTTTATTTGTCTTGTACCGCAAGCAGTTGGCAGCATCTCTGGACATTCGTGCCGGAATCATGCGGTTGGATGAGAAAGAAGAACTCACAGACAGAACACTGCTGACCAAATGCTTGACAGTGCTTGCAATTACGATTGGAGGGTTTTTCCTCCATCAAGCGCTACACCTGGAATCTGCTACTGTTGCGTTGGCGGGGGCTTTTCTCTTGTTGCTGCTGACCGGGGAGCATTATTTGGAGAAGGCGTTGGCGAAGGTAGAATGGATCACGATTTTCTTCTTTATCGGTTTATTTGTGCTCGTTTCGGGTCTGGTTGAAACGGGGGTTATCTCACAGCTCGCTGCACAAGCTATCCAACTAACTGGCGGTAACTTAACTGCCACCGCATTGCTGATCATGTGGATGAGTGCCATAGCTTCTTCTTTTGTTGACAATATTCCGTTTGTAGCCACGATGATACCTATGATTTACGAGATGGGTAACATGGGTATAACAAATCTTGAACCTTTATGGTGGAGTCTGGCTCTTGGAGCGTGTCTGGGAGGCAACGGGACGTTGGTGGGGGCAAGCGCTAACCTCATTGTAACGGGACTCGCCGCTAAAGAAGGGCATCGGCTTTCGTTTGTGAAGTATATGCTGATTGGTTTTCCACTCATGATTCTATCTATCACGATTGCTTCTGTATATCTCTATTTCCGATATCTCATATAA
- the mobB gene encoding molybdopterin-guanine dinucleotide biosynthesis protein B yields the protein MNQPVTAFAVVGYKNTGKTTMVCKLVERFKSLGYRVGTIKSDAHEFQMDRPGADTFQHRQAGADQVAIVSPQKWALQVWTEQPPTLQQLLSMMADVDLVIVEGYKQGDLPKVVMADEKGAIFQHEQLDSIVAVAAKGGLAPLAPPEVDVYDRDDVDSLVSLLRRVLSLEQRV from the coding sequence ATGAATCAGCCTGTTACAGCCTTTGCCGTTGTCGGATATAAAAATACGGGGAAAACCACAATGGTTTGCAAACTTGTGGAGCGATTCAAGTCCCTCGGGTATCGGGTGGGCACAATTAAAAGCGATGCCCACGAGTTTCAGATGGACAGGCCGGGGGCGGATACGTTCCAGCACAGGCAGGCAGGGGCGGATCAGGTCGCGATTGTCAGTCCGCAAAAATGGGCGCTGCAGGTCTGGACGGAACAGCCGCCGACTTTGCAACAACTGCTGTCGATGATGGCTGACGTGGATTTGGTGATTGTGGAAGGGTACAAACAGGGGGACCTTCCGAAAGTTGTGATGGCGGATGAAAAAGGGGCGATTTTTCAACACGAACAGCTGGATTCCATTGTTGCGGTTGCAGCCAAAGGAGGCCTGGCTCCGCTTGCTCCACCCGAAGTCGACGTGTATGATAGAGATGACGTAGATTCGCTTGTATCCTTGTTACGGCGGGTTTTGTCGTTAGAGCAGCGTGTTTAA
- a CDS encoding HAD family hydrolase — protein sequence MIEAVVFDFDGLIFDSETHEYQVLQQIYASYGAELPLDVWGKCIGTHANFFDAYAYLESCIGKPVDRESMAKLRREMFDQRVAQETARPGVEEYLATAKEMGLKIGLASSSRREWVMRFLSQLNLLHYFVCIRTAEDVKRVKPEPDLYLAALACLGVAPDRAVAFEDSPNGALAARRAGMYCVIVPNSVTANLPFGEYDLRLDSMADMSLREVCGRLSGRADDILD from the coding sequence GTGATTGAAGCGGTCGTGTTTGATTTTGACGGATTGATTTTTGATTCGGAAACACATGAGTATCAGGTGCTGCAGCAAATTTACGCCTCTTATGGCGCAGAACTTCCACTGGATGTATGGGGAAAATGCATTGGCACACACGCCAATTTTTTTGATGCGTATGCGTATTTGGAAAGCTGTATCGGGAAGCCGGTTGACCGTGAATCGATGGCGAAGCTGCGGCGGGAGATGTTTGATCAGCGGGTTGCACAGGAGACGGCAAGGCCTGGTGTGGAAGAGTATTTGGCAACTGCCAAAGAAATGGGCCTGAAAATCGGTTTGGCGTCCAGTTCCAGGCGGGAGTGGGTAATGCGTTTTCTTTCGCAGTTGAATCTGCTGCACTACTTCGTTTGTATTCGGACGGCAGAGGATGTAAAACGGGTGAAACCGGAACCGGATCTGTATTTGGCGGCGCTTGCGTGTCTGGGTGTTGCGCCCGACCGGGCGGTGGCATTCGAAGACTCCCCGAACGGAGCGTTGGCAGCGAGACGGGCCGGGATGTACTGTGTGATCGTACCGAATTCGGTAACAGCCAATCTGCCATTTGGGGAGTATGATCTGCGGTTGGATTCGATGGCGGACATGTCACTCCGGGAAGTATGCGGGCGTTTATCGGGGCGTGCGGATGATATTTTGGACTGA
- the groL gene encoding chaperonin GroEL (60 kDa chaperone family; promotes refolding of misfolded polypeptides especially under stressful conditions; forms two stacked rings of heptamers to form a barrel-shaped 14mer; ends can be capped by GroES; misfolded proteins enter the barrel where they are refolded when GroES binds), which produces MAKEIKFREDARRAMLRGVDVLADAVKVTLGPKGRNVVLEKKFGSPLITNDGVTIAKEIELEDSFENMGAQLVKEVATKTNDVAGDGTTTATVLAQALIREGLKNVTAGANPMILRKGIEKAVRAAVDEIKKISKQVEGRENIAQVAAISAGDEEIGSLIADAMEKVGKDGVITVEESKGFTTELEVVEGMQFDRGYISPYMVTDADKMEAVLDEPYILITDKKIGNIQEILPVLERVVQSGRPLLLIAEDVEGEALATLVVNKLRGTFTAVAVKAPGFGDRRKAMLQDIAILTGGQVISEEIGLELKSTTIEQLGRARQVRVSKENTIIVDGTGNKADIDARINQIKIQLEETTSEFDKEKLQERLAKLAGGVAVIKVGAATETELKEKKLRIEDALNATRAAVEEGIVAGGGTALVNVIRALDSVSAEGDQLTGVNLVRKALEAPVRQIADNAGLEGAVIVERLKTEKVGIGFNAATGEWVDMIQAGIVDPAKVTRSALQNAASVAAMFLTTEAIVADKPEKDKGAGMPGMGGMGGMDMM; this is translated from the coding sequence ATGGCGAAAGAGATTAAGTTTCGTGAAGATGCTCGTCGTGCGATGCTCCGTGGCGTAGATGTGCTTGCGGATGCGGTAAAAGTCACGCTTGGTCCGAAAGGCCGCAACGTTGTATTGGAAAAGAAGTTCGGTTCCCCGCTGATTACCAATGACGGTGTAACGATCGCAAAGGAAATCGAATTGGAAGATAGTTTTGAAAACATGGGCGCCCAATTGGTGAAAGAAGTAGCGACCAAAACAAACGATGTAGCCGGTGACGGTACCACAACCGCAACCGTTCTGGCGCAAGCCCTGATCCGTGAAGGGTTGAAGAACGTGACTGCTGGTGCAAATCCGATGATTCTCCGTAAGGGAATTGAAAAAGCGGTGCGCGCAGCTGTTGACGAAATCAAGAAGATTTCGAAACAGGTGGAAGGCCGTGAAAACATCGCTCAGGTGGCAGCTATTTCTGCAGGCGACGAAGAGATCGGTTCTTTGATCGCAGACGCAATGGAGAAAGTTGGCAAAGACGGTGTTATCACTGTAGAGGAATCGAAAGGTTTCACAACCGAATTGGAAGTTGTGGAAGGAATGCAGTTTGACCGCGGTTACATTTCTCCCTATATGGTAACGGATGCGGACAAAATGGAAGCCGTACTCGACGAACCGTACATCCTGATTACCGACAAGAAGATCGGCAACATCCAGGAAATTTTGCCGGTTCTGGAGCGTGTAGTACAATCCGGTCGTCCGTTGCTGCTGATTGCTGAGGATGTAGAAGGAGAAGCGCTGGCAACATTGGTTGTCAACAAGCTGCGTGGAACGTTTACCGCTGTTGCAGTGAAAGCGCCTGGATTCGGCGACCGCCGCAAAGCGATGCTGCAGGATATCGCGATCCTTACAGGGGGTCAAGTCATTTCGGAAGAAATCGGCCTCGAACTGAAAAGCACCACGATTGAGCAGCTGGGTCGCGCTCGTCAAGTCCGCGTATCCAAAGAAAACACGATCATTGTTGACGGTACCGGCAACAAAGCGGACATCGACGCACGCATCAATCAAATCAAAATTCAATTGGAAGAAACCACTTCCGAGTTTGATAAAGAGAAACTGCAAGAGCGTTTGGCGAAGTTGGCTGGCGGTGTAGCGGTTATCAAAGTTGGTGCGGCAACCGAAACCGAATTGAAAGAAAAGAAACTGCGTATCGAGGATGCATTGAACGCAACTCGTGCTGCGGTTGAGGAAGGTATCGTTGCCGGCGGTGGTACGGCGCTGGTTAACGTGATTCGTGCACTGGATTCGGTAAGCGCGGAAGGCGACCAACTGACCGGTGTCAACCTGGTACGCAAAGCGCTGGAAGCTCCAGTTCGCCAAATCGCTGACAACGCAGGTCTGGAAGGTGCTGTTATCGTTGAGCGCCTGAAGACGGAGAAAGTCGGCATCGGCTTCAATGCGGCAACAGGCGAATGGGTAGACATGATCCAGGCAGGTATCGTGGACCCGGCAAAAGTAACCCGTTCGGCGTTGCAAAACGCAGCATCGGTAGCGGCTATGTTCTTGACAACAGAAGCAATCGTAGCCGACAAACCGGAAAAAGACAAAGGAGCGGGAATGCCTGGCATGGGCGGAATGGGCGGCATGGATATGATGTAA
- the groES gene encoding co-chaperone GroES, with translation MIKPLGDRVVIKVVEREEKTVSGIVLPDTAKEKPQEGEVVAVGPGRYEDGKRVELDVKVGDRIIFSKYAGTEVKYDNVEYLIVRESDILAVVQQ, from the coding sequence ATGATCAAACCGCTTGGTGACCGTGTGGTGATCAAAGTTGTCGAACGAGAAGAGAAGACAGTAAGTGGAATTGTTCTTCCCGACACTGCAAAAGAAAAGCCGCAAGAAGGCGAAGTGGTGGCAGTTGGCCCAGGCCGTTATGAAGACGGCAAGCGTGTCGAACTGGATGTGAAAGTGGGCGACCGCATCATTTTCTCCAAATACGCAGGCACAGAAGTTAAATACGACAACGTAGAATACCTGATCGTTCGTGAGTCCGATATTCTGGCTGTTGTTCAACAATAA
- a CDS encoding transposase, translated as MSLEALCLRLRSDSFVTLCVIDKLLDDPLDTSFDIEPFIHGSMKRKLPELELAIDGLLTPEQAGKIKVIKQHYEDLESRKTDLEAIILSLAESYAEEINLILTVPSFKNLFSAIAVVSQIGVNMGVFPTAKHLCSWAGLTPPNNESAGKKKSVRISIADCYIKPLWVQCATAVVKSEKHPEIRNRYLQLKRRGHKRAIIAIARMLLMAIYHILKNKVLYNPDLTRNPMFVQQTVKSRWNKRFYWHKLRVTELRRLQPNSHPP; from the coding sequence TTGTCGCTGGAAGCTTTATGCCTCCGCTTGCGATCAGACAGCTTCGTGACCTTATGCGTTATCGACAAGCTGCTGGACGATCCGCTCGATACGTCTTTTGATATTGAACCGTTCATTCACGGCTCCATGAAAAGGAAACTTCCTGAACTGGAACTCGCGATTGACGGACTCCTTACGCCTGAACAGGCCGGAAAAATCAAGGTTATCAAACAACACTACGAAGACCTCGAATCCCGTAAAACGGATCTGGAAGCCATTATTCTTTCTCTTGCCGAGTCCTACGCAGAAGAAATTAACTTGATCTTGACTGTTCCGTCCTTCAAAAACCTGTTCTCCGCCATTGCCGTGGTTTCGCAGATCGGTGTGAATATGGGCGTGTTCCCGACAGCCAAGCATCTGTGTTCCTGGGCAGGACTTACACCCCCTAATAATGAGAGTGCCGGCAAGAAAAAGTCAGTAAGGATTTCGATAGCCGACTGCTACATCAAGCCTCTTTGGGTACAGTGTGCGACCGCTGTAGTCAAAAGCGAAAAACATCCCGAAATCCGAAACCGCTACTTGCAACTGAAGCGCAGAGGCCACAAACGTGCCATCATAGCCATTGCCCGAATGCTGCTAATGGCCATCTATCACATCTTGAAGAACAAAGTGCTCTATAACCCGGATTTGACAAGAAATCCGATGTTCGTCCAGCAAACCGTGAAATCACGGTGGAACAAGCGATTTTATTGGCACAAGCTCAGGGTTACCGAATTACGGCGGCTACAACCTAATTCCCATCCCCCTTAG
- the tatC gene encoding twin-arginine translocase subunit TatC encodes MSDQEQNLVEHLAELRKRLIITLVWFVVFLIVSFTFVDRIFQFLKRGIPSNVPMVVLGPSEVLRVYMIVAGVTAIGLTIPVLLYQAWKFVAPGLTDTERRVTGSFIPVVTIVFFAGVVFGYLFIFPTIYSFFTTLGSQEFQMMQTAGNYFSFMAHIVIPFGFIFELPIVVMFLTRLGVLTPQFLTKNRKYAYFLLTVVGVVLSPPEPVSDIITTLPLLLLYEIGVTLSKLSYKRRLRRLQQSGLA; translated from the coding sequence GTGTCCGATCAGGAACAAAATCTGGTGGAACATCTGGCGGAACTTCGTAAACGGCTGATTATCACACTTGTGTGGTTTGTTGTGTTTTTAATCGTCTCGTTTACGTTTGTTGACCGTATTTTTCAATTTCTGAAAAGAGGTATTCCAAGCAATGTTCCCATGGTAGTGCTTGGACCTTCGGAAGTGCTGCGTGTATATATGATCGTGGCAGGTGTGACGGCGATCGGATTGACCATTCCGGTGCTTTTGTATCAGGCGTGGAAGTTCGTCGCTCCCGGCCTGACCGATACGGAACGGCGTGTGACGGGCAGTTTTATTCCGGTCGTGACGATCGTATTTTTTGCCGGTGTGGTGTTTGGGTATTTGTTTATTTTTCCCACTATTTATTCGTTTTTCACGACGCTCGGTTCACAGGAGTTTCAGATGATGCAGACAGCCGGCAATTATTTTTCGTTCATGGCCCATATTGTGATTCCGTTTGGCTTTATATTTGAACTGCCGATTGTCGTGATGTTTTTGACTCGTCTGGGGGTATTGACTCCTCAGTTTCTGACGAAAAACCGCAAGTATGCGTATTTTTTGCTGACGGTTGTCGGAGTGGTATTGTCACCGCCGGAACCGGTGTCTGATATTATTACGACGCTTCCTTTGCTGTTGTTGTACGAAATCGGCGTAACATTGTCGAAACTTTCCTACAAGCGGCGTTTGAGACGGCTCCAGCAAAGCGGTCTTGCGTAA
- a CDS encoding IS110 family transposase, which translates to MLGNQSLLTIPVHLAKESLIRGKKTDKKDAQWIADLFKHDLVAGSFMPPLAIRQLRDLMRYRQAAGRSARYVF; encoded by the coding sequence TTGCTGGGCAATCAGTCCCTGCTGACTATCCCTGTACATCTTGCAAAGGAGTCTCTCATTCGCGGCAAAAAGACGGACAAGAAGGACGCCCAATGGATCGCCGATTTGTTCAAGCACGACCTTGTCGCTGGAAGCTTTATGCCTCCGCTTGCGATCAGACAGCTTCGTGACCTTATGCGTTATCGACAAGCTGCTGGACGATCCGCTCGATACGTCTTTTGA